One region of Solanum pennellii chromosome 6, SPENNV200 genomic DNA includes:
- the LOC107022138 gene encoding uncharacterized protein LOC107022138, translated as MHDAVEAAKLIEQIHARFCGTHMNGISLARKILRAGYFWMTMENDCCKFVQKCHKCQSVTKKVVADFVRNNLICIYGVPESIITDNGGNLNSHLMRDICEQFKVTYRNSTAYHPQMNGGYRTTVRTPTGATPYLLIYGTESVISTEVEIPSLRIIQEAELSNAEWVSKRIDQLTLIDEKRMVVVCHDEYKGKFAPNWQGPYIVRKVLSGGALVLSEMDGTVWPKPIKSDAVKR; from the exons ATGCATGATGCTGTTGAAGCTGCGAagcttattgaacagatacatgccAGATTTTGTGGCACGCATATGAATGGGATCAGTCTTGCAAGAAAAATCCTTCGAGCCGGGTATTTCTGGATGACCatggagaatgattgttgcaaATTTGTGCAAAAATGCCACAAATGTCAG tcggtaaccaagaaagttgtagctGATTTTGTCCGAAACAATCTGATATGCATATATGGAGtaccagaatccatcattactgataatggtgggAATCTCAACAGTCACCTGATGAGAGATATTTGTGAACAGTTTAAGGTCACTTATCGGAATTCAACTGCTTATCATCCCCAAATGAACGGAG GTTATCGAACGACTGTAAGAACACCGACTGGTGCTACGCCTTACTTACTAATATATGGAACAGAGTCAGTCATATCTACTGAAGTTGAGATACCGTCATTGAGAATCATCCAGGAAGCTGAGTTAAGTAATGCTGAATGGGTGAGCAAGCGGATTGATCAACtaactttgattgatgagaagagaatggttgtcGTCTGTCATG atgaGTACAAAGGAAAGTTCGCACCAAACTGGCAAGGTCCTTACATTGTTCGTAAAGTATTATCTGGAGGCGCTTTGGTCctgtcggagatggatggcacTGTATGGCCTAAACCTATCAAATCAGACGCTGTCAAGAGATAA